One stretch of Nitrospirota bacterium DNA includes these proteins:
- a CDS encoding SIR2 family protein: MIINGRNSKTLIVLGAGATKGALRGTHSPRVTAPLNGDFFEVLRKYIRTNDGQTHRAAYDRLADFVNHEVGPKGFRQPTMEEVFSILFISKDLPEIFHKGRGRKTSVGYRPEIRDFLNLLIHLFRFVQKTCRPRDGIQHHDLLARSLQPHDVIVSLNYDTLVDNALFTAGWNPRKGYGFSARLSSEISVPQYGQQVHLISVRLLKPHGSLNWFAKGNSKNLEEVLERRPVSEIRMTALPMVNERKAQRLVRLFVPPLYSKFFRNQFWRKLWIATYGAAKDADQIVIIGCSLISTDFHLRAILSKAMNDKNTKYRRIVVVDPSDCVQKKMKKFFRGRSANGVTIYKTFSDLCRQVLSQSTNSAA; this comes from the coding sequence GTGATCATCAATGGTCGCAACTCAAAGACGTTGATCGTCCTTGGCGCCGGCGCGACGAAAGGTGCACTTAGAGGGACGCATTCCCCTCGGGTAACTGCCCCCCTTAATGGCGATTTCTTTGAAGTGCTCAGAAAATACATTCGGACGAATGACGGCCAAACGCATAGAGCCGCCTACGACCGGCTTGCTGATTTCGTGAACCACGAGGTCGGACCGAAAGGCTTCCGCCAACCGACCATGGAGGAAGTCTTTAGCATCCTCTTTATCTCCAAAGATCTGCCGGAAATCTTTCATAAGGGGAGAGGCAGAAAAACATCGGTAGGGTACAGGCCCGAAATTAGAGATTTTCTCAATCTGTTGATCCACTTGTTCCGTTTTGTTCAAAAGACTTGTCGTCCTCGGGATGGCATTCAACATCACGATCTTCTCGCACGTTCGCTACAACCGCATGATGTGATCGTCTCCCTCAACTATGACACGCTTGTAGACAACGCGTTATTTACGGCGGGCTGGAATCCTCGAAAAGGGTACGGCTTTTCCGCAAGACTAAGCAGTGAAATCTCAGTCCCCCAGTATGGCCAGCAAGTGCATCTCATAAGTGTGCGGCTTCTCAAGCCCCACGGGTCACTTAACTGGTTCGCTAAAGGGAACTCCAAGAATCTCGAAGAAGTGCTTGAACGTCGCCCTGTTTCTGAGATCCGAATGACTGCACTCCCAATGGTAAATGAAAGGAAGGCGCAACGATTGGTACGCCTCTTTGTTCCGCCGCTCTATTCGAAATTCTTTAGGAACCAATTCTGGCGGAAGCTATGGATAGCTACATACGGAGCCGCAAAGGACGCAGATCAGATTGTAATCATCGGATGTTCCCTCATCTCAACCGATTTCCATCTTCGGGCAATTCTCTCAAAGGCGATGAATGATAAGAATACAAAGTACCGTAGAATCGTGGTGGTGGATCCTTCCGATTGCGTCCAGAAAAAGATGAAGAAGTTCTTCCGCGGCCGATCCGCGAACGGAGTGACAATCTATAAGACATTTTCCGATCTTTGTCGCCAGGTCCTTTCCCAAAGCACCAATTCGGCTGCGTGA
- a CDS encoding metallophosphoesterase has protein sequence MKEQQERTSSPPVRFVAFTDHHASVESIQKVLRLTRESRASFIVCAGDFTIESEGLHPSFKMLSEAGIPIYFIAGNHEYGTICSAVSKAFPVLRYVDLKVDVFGAAEGTRVLIAGLDGTTDLSPLFGEDQECYGSYLPTLKAQVDPALPVIFLTHFPPSDTACCGLEPIWTGSLWTVPKDGKRIGSKAVRRIVESLKPRIVICGHFHECFGREDSIGSTRIVNPGPDGMVIELSIPSR, from the coding sequence GTGAAGGAACAACAGGAGCGGACGTCCTCCCCGCCGGTTCGCTTCGTAGCGTTCACGGACCACCACGCCTCAGTCGAGTCGATCCAGAAGGTCCTCCGCCTCACACGAGAGAGCCGGGCGTCGTTCATCGTGTGCGCGGGGGACTTCACCATCGAATCGGAAGGTCTCCATCCATCCTTCAAGATGCTCAGCGAGGCTGGAATCCCGATCTACTTCATCGCCGGGAACCACGAGTACGGAACCATTTGCTCTGCGGTCTCCAAGGCGTTCCCGGTCCTGCGGTATGTCGATCTCAAGGTTGACGTGTTCGGCGCGGCGGAGGGCACGAGAGTCCTGATTGCCGGTCTAGACGGCACGACCGACCTATCCCCGCTCTTCGGAGAAGACCAGGAGTGCTACGGGAGCTACCTGCCCACCCTGAAAGCGCAGGTCGACCCGGCCCTTCCGGTGATTTTTCTCACGCACTTCCCGCCGTCCGACACGGCCTGTTGTGGTCTGGAGCCGATCTGGACCGGCTCGCTTTGGACGGTGCCCAAAGACGGCAAGCGCATCGGCAGCAAGGCGGTGCGTAGGATCGTCGAATCCTTGAAGCCCCGCATCGTCATCTGCGGTCACTTCCATGAGTGTTTCGGGCGGGAGGATTCCATCGGCTCCACCCGGATCGTGAATCCGGGGCCGGACGGGATGGTGATCGAGCTATCGATACCAAGCCGATGA
- a CDS encoding EVE domain-containing protein: MISLKRILDLAGRLDDSPGENTPRERFRSYLRSNVMEVGQLRDYIEECLGETGEQPSRALQDMVVRLGELLGFDVAYGRYNGGRGEVGFDGLWKSPGGFSLVIEVKTSETYAIKTSALVGYVDELISQGVIPGWDHALGLYVVGRPDPQVRQLENAIIAEKRTHQLRVASVESLLSLAEMVDEQEATHEDVLAILRPSTPDVDPVVDLLARLMARREPDTLPKPALAPSTEKVVTADEPTCWLAPVGSNGSKATEIIRSLVGVGRVFALGDRSPARRQMKENDQICFYACGVGAVAHARIASRPEKGLHAEVPIPEKYPWGIRLGDVHLYVEQPKVLNAKVRAELDAFEGRNPEGSWGWFLKMTRRISPKDFEILTSRG, translated from the coding sequence ATGATCAGCTTGAAACGGATACTCGACCTCGCCGGGAGGCTGGACGACAGCCCCGGCGAAAACACCCCGCGCGAGCGGTTCCGGTCCTATCTGCGGAGCAACGTCATGGAGGTAGGCCAGCTCCGGGACTACATCGAGGAATGCCTCGGCGAGACCGGCGAACAGCCCAGCCGGGCGCTCCAGGATATGGTGGTCCGTTTGGGGGAACTCCTCGGGTTCGATGTCGCCTATGGCCGGTACAACGGGGGCCGGGGAGAGGTCGGCTTCGACGGCCTCTGGAAATCTCCCGGAGGGTTCTCCCTCGTCATCGAGGTGAAGACCTCCGAAACCTATGCCATCAAGACCTCCGCCTTGGTGGGGTACGTGGATGAACTCATCTCCCAAGGGGTCATACCCGGCTGGGACCACGCCCTGGGGCTGTATGTCGTCGGACGGCCCGATCCCCAGGTGCGACAGCTTGAGAACGCCATCATCGCAGAAAAGAGGACCCATCAACTCCGAGTGGCCTCCGTCGAATCCCTCCTCTCCCTCGCGGAGATGGTGGACGAGCAGGAGGCCACCCATGAGGATGTACTGGCCATCCTCCGGCCTTCCACGCCGGACGTCGACCCCGTGGTGGACCTCCTCGCCCGCCTGATGGCCCGCCGGGAGCCGGACACCCTCCCCAAGCCGGCATTGGCTCCCTCCACTGAAAAGGTGGTCACCGCCGATGAGCCTACCTGCTGGCTGGCCCCGGTCGGATCGAATGGATCGAAGGCCACCGAGATCATCCGCTCCCTCGTGGGTGTCGGGCGCGTGTTCGCCCTTGGGGACCGGTCCCCCGCCCGGAGGCAGATGAAGGAGAACGATCAGATCTGTTTCTACGCCTGCGGCGTGGGGGCGGTTGCCCATGCCCGAATCGCCTCCAGGCCGGAAAAGGGGCTCCACGCCGAGGTGCCTATCCCGGAGAAGTATCCTTGGGGCATCCGGCTGGGTGATGTCCACCTGTACGTCGAGCAACCCAAGGTGCTCAACGCGAAGGTGCGTGCCGAGCTCGATGCGTTCGAGGGTCGGAACCCGGAAGGGTCCTGGGGGTGGTTCCTCAAGATGACACGGCGGATCTCCCCCAAGGACTTCGAGATCCTCACCAGCCGTGGGTAA
- a CDS encoding carboxypeptidase regulatory-like domain-containing protein, with protein sequence MSCSGDPEQGDTDLTTAAAPPPPTVSISGTVKRTCDGSPISKFPLALVDSATEKSASNAATLTDSDGTFTFSQVSAGSYKLFTVDCFEKPEQKAAQVGSVIVIDPPSPPAPINFQYSPKVIDPKNHVCGPDVDCDSYVDKVSGGTDNDDTKPVACAEWSCNCDVTCQGTNQIPSRTITIPRGGAIIIGNASGVECALDNTDKATVATTAAGNCSQDVVSYQCPTGTAKLSCGTCGCSATAKTCARNLCK encoded by the coding sequence ATGTCGTGTAGCGGCGACCCGGAGCAAGGAGACACAGATCTGACCACGGCGGCGGCGCCTCCACCTCCTACCGTGTCGATCTCTGGTACGGTCAAACGAACTTGCGATGGTTCTCCGATTTCGAAGTTCCCACTGGCTCTGGTCGATTCCGCCACTGAAAAATCAGCGTCCAATGCAGCTACCTTAACGGACTCGGATGGCACATTCACTTTTTCCCAAGTTTCAGCTGGGTCTTACAAGTTGTTCACCGTGGATTGTTTTGAAAAGCCCGAACAGAAGGCAGCGCAAGTTGGTTCAGTCATTGTGATCGACCCTCCCTCCCCACCCGCCCCTATCAATTTCCAGTACTCTCCCAAAGTCATCGATCCCAAGAATCATGTTTGTGGCCCCGATGTGGACTGTGATTCCTACGTTGACAAGGTCTCCGGAGGAACAGACAACGACGACACGAAGCCTGTCGCATGCGCAGAATGGAGCTGCAATTGCGACGTAACTTGCCAGGGTACCAATCAGATTCCGAGTAGGACGATTACAATACCAAGAGGCGGGGCCATCATCATAGGCAATGCATCAGGCGTCGAATGCGCCTTGGACAATACTGATAAGGCCACGGTCGCGACAACGGCCGCAGGAAATTGCTCCCAAGATGTCGTTTCCTACCAATGTCCAACCGGGACGGCAAAACTCTCGTGCGGGACTTGTGGGTGTTCTGCGACTGCCAAGACCTGCGCCCGAAATCTTTGTAAATGA
- a CDS encoding helix-turn-helix transcriptional regulator: protein MDRISQVLSVYWDVPGRSLAANNRATVDQKDKIKALVGDRMQSLRKAKGLTQGELSERVGISDKYLSNVECGRENPTLDTLLGVAAALGVPIWEFFAIQEASLSDVDKVKTAQSLLKKAAPKDVDIVLRLLREIGIKP, encoded by the coding sequence ATGGATAGAATAAGTCAAGTCCTCTCTGTGTATTGGGATGTTCCGGGCCGGAGTCTGGCGGCCAATAATCGGGCCACGGTGGACCAGAAGGACAAGATCAAGGCCCTCGTGGGTGACCGGATGCAATCGCTTCGAAAGGCGAAGGGTCTGACTCAGGGAGAGTTGTCCGAGAGGGTGGGCATCTCCGACAAGTACCTCTCGAACGTCGAGTGCGGACGGGAAAACCCGACGCTGGACACTCTCCTCGGCGTAGCCGCGGCCCTAGGCGTTCCGATCTGGGAATTCTTTGCAATCCAGGAAGCAAGCCTTTCTGACGTGGACAAGGTGAAGACGGCCCAATCGCTCTTGAAGAAGGCTGCCCCGAAAGACGTCGATATCGTTCTCCGCCTCCTCCGCGAGATCGGAATCAAGCCTTAG
- a CDS encoding DUF433 domain-containing protein gives MSLPGRIAVDPNYCGGRPHFRGTRVPVYVVLEMLANREDTNEILSEYPNLTAEDLRDALVYAKQLAEIPGAPLAVGS, from the coding sequence ATGAGTTTGCCAGGCCGAATTGCCGTTGATCCCAATTACTGTGGCGGGCGGCCCCATTTCCGGGGCACGCGAGTACCGGTCTATGTGGTGTTGGAGATGCTCGCGAATCGCGAGGACACGAATGAAATTCTATCCGAATATCCCAATCTTACCGCCGAGGATCTCCGGGACGCGCTTGTGTACGCCAAGCAACTGGCTGAGATTCCGGGAGCGCCGTTAGCCGTCGGCTCCTGA
- a CDS encoding DUF5615 family PIN-like protein, producing the protein MKIIVDNNLPASLAHLIRSAGFDASHVVEIGMGSASDAEIRRKYDQENIIFVSRDSDFWFQRPKGWSVAWISVHNPTLAQLRGPIAQRLKEALPRMTPGSRMMVTEQAVVFYSG; encoded by the coding sequence GTGAAGATCATCGTCGACAACAACCTGCCAGCCAGTCTCGCTCACCTAATCCGTTCGGCCGGCTTCGACGCATCGCATGTTGTTGAGATCGGAATGGGATCTGCGAGTGACGCCGAGATACGCCGGAAATACGATCAGGAGAATATCATCTTCGTTTCTCGCGATTCCGATTTCTGGTTTCAGCGGCCGAAAGGTTGGTCAGTAGCTTGGATATCCGTTCACAACCCCACGCTTGCCCAATTGCGGGGACCCATCGCCCAGCGACTGAAGGAAGCATTGCCGAGAATGACGCCGGGGTCGAGGATGATGGTGACGGAGCAGGCGGTGGTCTTCTACAGCGGCTAG
- a CDS encoding SUMF1/EgtB/PvdO family nonheme iron enzyme → MGSTQRAVFRVLALITFCALPSCGSSPGDATTPMVDLAAPAGLAASAGNGGVTLSWNAATGATGYKVYYGTSSTSLNPSVISTGTKATIGSLTNGTTYYFAVSSTAGPFEGLKSSTVSATPTGTSQEVILSAPTGLAAAVGDKQISLAWNAVTGALSYKAYYGTAQDQLTTTLAVTTTTVTVTGLTNGTTYYFGVAAISGSTESAKSVVVSAKPTDVADTTAPTFAGLSAATATSASQIDLAWTAAADNVSMASAIVYKICQSTTSGTCGASFTATYTTSVGVTSYSATGLSAGTAYYFVAHAVDEAGNADSNTLQKSATTKAPSFGACNSQAFECCVTEAYDCMIAIPAGTFVQGSKSGEGDTDEKPRRLVTLSNYYIDKYEVTNANFKACVTAGECTAPSGANSYTRTTYYGNATYDNYPVIKVNHLQGVDYCRWKGRRLPTEAEWEKAARGPADGSLVGLTSGQCTSADAAGTGRNVNCNLRPYPWGGTITSSEPYATGADCTNGNVSSDCVGDTSLVGSYPTGASPYGVLDMAGNVFEWVKDGYDSAYYASAPSTDPPGPTSGTTPVWRGGSWAWDSGSVRSADRNSASLQFTKGEFGFRCSRTP, encoded by the coding sequence ATGGGCAGCACCCAACGAGCGGTTTTCCGGGTCCTAGCGCTCATCACGTTCTGTGCCTTGCCATCCTGCGGTTCATCGCCGGGCGACGCAACGACTCCCATGGTCGATCTCGCGGCTCCTGCGGGACTTGCTGCATCGGCGGGGAACGGCGGAGTGACGCTTTCGTGGAACGCGGCGACCGGGGCAACGGGTTACAAGGTCTACTACGGCACGTCTTCCACCAGCTTGAACCCGTCGGTCATTTCAACCGGGACGAAGGCTACAATTGGAAGCCTGACGAACGGGACGACCTACTATTTCGCCGTGTCGAGTACGGCGGGCCCGTTCGAGGGCCTGAAGAGCAGCACCGTGAGCGCGACGCCAACCGGCACGTCACAGGAAGTGATCCTCTCCGCTCCCACGGGTCTGGCCGCCGCGGTCGGCGACAAGCAGATCAGCCTAGCGTGGAATGCGGTGACCGGCGCATTGAGCTACAAGGCGTACTATGGGACAGCCCAGGACCAGTTGACCACGACGCTCGCCGTGACGACGACGACCGTGACCGTCACGGGACTCACGAACGGAACCACGTACTACTTTGGGGTTGCTGCCATTTCGGGCTCGACCGAGAGCGCGAAAAGCGTCGTCGTATCGGCCAAACCGACGGACGTGGCGGACACGACCGCGCCGACGTTCGCGGGACTATCCGCGGCAACGGCCACGTCCGCGAGTCAGATCGATCTTGCCTGGACGGCCGCTGCGGACAACGTAAGCATGGCGTCGGCGATCGTGTACAAGATCTGCCAATCCACAACGTCGGGGACCTGCGGTGCGAGTTTCACGGCCACGTACACCACGAGCGTCGGCGTTACGTCCTATTCGGCAACGGGTCTCTCAGCGGGCACAGCATACTACTTTGTCGCGCACGCGGTGGATGAGGCGGGAAATGCGGATTCAAATACTCTTCAGAAGAGCGCAACGACGAAGGCGCCTTCTTTCGGTGCGTGCAACAGCCAAGCCTTCGAGTGCTGCGTGACGGAGGCGTACGACTGCATGATCGCCATCCCCGCGGGCACGTTCGTCCAGGGGTCGAAGTCCGGAGAAGGCGATACCGACGAAAAGCCCCGCCGACTCGTGACGCTTTCGAACTACTACATCGACAAGTACGAAGTGACGAACGCGAACTTCAAGGCGTGTGTCACCGCCGGGGAATGCACGGCGCCGTCAGGGGCGAATTCGTACACACGCACCACGTACTATGGCAACGCCACGTATGACAACTACCCGGTGATCAAAGTGAACCACCTGCAGGGCGTGGACTACTGCAGGTGGAAAGGGCGGCGGCTTCCGACGGAGGCGGAGTGGGAAAAGGCGGCGCGGGGTCCGGCGGATGGTAGCCTCGTGGGCCTCACGAGCGGCCAGTGCACCTCCGCGGACGCGGCGGGCACGGGCCGCAACGTCAATTGCAATCTCCGGCCCTATCCCTGGGGCGGGACGATCACCTCGAGCGAGCCCTATGCCACGGGTGCGGACTGCACGAACGGGAACGTCTCATCGGATTGTGTCGGCGATACGAGTCTGGTCGGGAGCTACCCCACCGGCGCCTCGCCGTATGGCGTGCTCGACATGGCCGGGAACGTGTTTGAATGGGTGAAGGATGGGTACGATTCAGCCTATTACGCCTCGGCACCCTCGACTGACCCACCGGGGCCGACGAGTGGGACCACTCCGGTGTGGCGCGGCGGCTCGTGGGCCTGGGACTCAGGCAGCGTGCGCTCTGCGGACCGCAACAGCGCCTCTTTGCAGTTTACGAAAGGCGAGTTCGGGTTTCGTTGTTCCAGGACGCCATGA
- a CDS encoding transposase, translating to MQPSPDSHDTFPILYPTLCWRGIEIIYAYVGGPLCNGMAEHFMRVLKEQCIWVHRFQNLEEARRIIGEFIERYNREWILERWVYRTPAQVRNDFQSHPEAQAA from the coding sequence ATGCAACCGAGCCCTGATTCCCATGATACTTTTCCCATCCTCTACCCTACGCTGTGCTGGCGGGGCATCGAGATCATCTATGCCTACGTTGGAGGACCCCTGTGTAACGGCATGGCCGAGCACTTCATGCGGGTCCTCAAGGAGCAGTGCATTTGGGTTCACCGGTTTCAAAACCTCGAGGAGGCCCGACGAATCATCGGCGAGTTCATTGAGCGATACAATCGAGAATGGATCCTGGAGCGGTGGGTCTATCGGACCCCCGCCCAAGTGCGGAATGACTTCCAATCCCATCCGGAGGCCCAGGCCGCATAA
- a CDS encoding PIN domain protein, giving the protein MKEFIVYVDASVVGGCEDAEFSTDSRALWTFFTDGRYKLVLSTHTLRELEGAPASVQSWLDRVPPEHQIVLPDSEESAELARAYLTKKVVGPGSKEDARHVALATVGRVDVLVSWNFKHIVNLGRIRLFNSVNVERGYGMLEIRTPKEVVRNEEGI; this is encoded by the coding sequence ATGAAAGAATTCATCGTCTACGTGGATGCCTCTGTCGTCGGTGGCTGCGAGGATGCAGAATTCTCTACGGACAGCCGTGCACTCTGGACTTTCTTCACGGATGGACGGTACAAGCTTGTTCTTTCAACGCACACGCTGCGCGAACTCGAAGGGGCTCCCGCGTCCGTGCAAAGTTGGCTGGACCGCGTCCCTCCCGAACACCAGATCGTTCTCCCGGACTCGGAGGAGTCAGCCGAGCTTGCACGGGCGTATCTGACGAAGAAAGTCGTAGGTCCCGGCTCGAAGGAGGATGCCCGGCATGTGGCGCTGGCTACGGTAGGACGGGTGGACGTATTGGTGAGTTGGAATTTCAAGCATATCGTGAACTTGGGGCGTATCCGACTTTTCAACTCCGTGAATGTGGAGCGGGGCTATGGTATGCTGGAGATTAGAACCCCGAAGGAGGTGGTCCGGAATGAAGAAGGGATTTGA
- a CDS encoding serine hydrolase has product MWGVAIFMLVAGCSGDDREVAPWPTPAGDASWPTTDWIVQNPVEQGMDESVLSRAKDYAFQPGKNTQGVVVVRRGVLVAEWYGGGADAGSWAASWSVGKSFASALIGIAIGQGIIPGVEVSLAKYFPQWRGTDKAGITLRDVLTMASGLAWVEDYNPAAFGSSDIIRLGLAERDQLAYAANREMARQPGSRFHYSSGDTLLLSGVLEAATGMKAGDFAVQALFSPLGINSVDWWTDASGHTLTYCCVDMTSQDFARFGLLYQRQGYWRNKQVVPAGWVADSTSPSRSFRGYGYQWWLSGRTNRRLPADTFAAVGYDGQYVYVIPSLELVVVRNGRYVKYSGRPVADPSLFARYPAGGLIPNLGTVPPDEWKDTEFLTPIIDSITGG; this is encoded by the coding sequence ATGTGGGGGGTGGCGATCTTCATGCTGGTCGCGGGCTGCTCCGGCGACGACCGGGAGGTTGCCCCATGGCCGACGCCAGCGGGCGATGCCTCATGGCCGACGACGGATTGGATCGTGCAAAACCCAGTGGAACAAGGAATGGACGAATCCGTCCTATCGCGCGCGAAAGACTATGCCTTCCAACCCGGCAAGAATACGCAGGGGGTGGTCGTGGTGCGGCGCGGAGTCCTCGTGGCTGAGTGGTACGGCGGGGGCGCCGACGCCGGCTCGTGGGCTGCAAGCTGGTCCGTCGGCAAGAGCTTCGCGAGCGCCCTCATCGGAATCGCCATCGGTCAAGGAATCATCCCGGGCGTAGAGGTCAGCCTCGCCAAGTATTTTCCACAATGGAGGGGCACGGATAAGGCGGGTATCACCCTTCGTGACGTGCTCACGATGGCCTCCGGACTCGCCTGGGTCGAGGACTACAATCCCGCGGCGTTCGGCAGCTCGGATATCATCCGGCTGGGCTTGGCGGAAAGGGACCAGCTTGCATACGCCGCGAATCGTGAAATGGCCAGGCAGCCCGGCAGTCGCTTTCACTATTCAAGTGGCGACACCCTGCTGTTGTCGGGCGTGCTCGAAGCGGCAACCGGCATGAAGGCCGGCGATTTTGCAGTTCAGGCGCTCTTCTCACCCCTCGGAATAAATAGCGTGGACTGGTGGACCGACGCGAGCGGGCACACTCTCACCTACTGCTGTGTGGACATGACGAGCCAGGACTTTGCGCGGTTTGGTTTGCTCTATCAGCGTCAGGGTTATTGGAGAAACAAGCAAGTCGTTCCCGCTGGGTGGGTGGCGGATTCCACTTCGCCCTCCAGGAGCTTCCGGGGCTATGGCTACCAATGGTGGCTCAGCGGCCGCACCAACCGACGGCTGCCGGCGGATACATTCGCCGCCGTGGGCTACGACGGGCAGTACGTTTACGTGATTCCCTCGCTGGAACTCGTGGTGGTCCGTAATGGCCGCTACGTCAAGTACAGCGGAAGGCCCGTGGCGGATCCGTCTCTATTCGCGCGGTACCCCGCCGGCGGCCTGATTCCCAATCTCGGCACGGTTCCCCCGGACGAATGGAAGGACACGGAATTCCTCACGCCGATCATCGATTCCATTACCGGCGGATGA
- a CDS encoding isoprenylcysteine carboxylmethyltransferase family protein, with translation MPRWILPAYAVAFFLVLMGWRSYRVWKQTGVNPIVIKRGDRAHDYVGQCMVWVFLVIAAFLVVYGFFPSAYPWLEPIPWLEHRSLKMAGLILLTVSFVWIAVAQAQMGASFRVGVDQEHRTEMVAHGLFRISRNPIFLGMTVTLLGFFLAAPNMVSLVVLILGHVLIQIQVRLEEEHLEKLHGESYLAYRRRVRRWL, from the coding sequence ATGCCCCGCTGGATCCTTCCCGCCTACGCCGTCGCCTTCTTCCTCGTGCTGATGGGGTGGCGGTCCTACCGTGTGTGGAAACAGACCGGTGTGAATCCCATCGTAATCAAGCGCGGAGACCGCGCGCATGACTACGTGGGGCAGTGCATGGTGTGGGTTTTCCTCGTCATCGCCGCTTTCCTCGTGGTGTACGGATTTTTCCCCTCGGCCTACCCTTGGCTCGAACCGATCCCCTGGTTGGAACACCGTTCCCTAAAGATGGCGGGACTGATCCTCCTCACCGTCTCTTTCGTGTGGATCGCCGTGGCGCAGGCGCAGATGGGGGCGTCGTTCCGAGTGGGGGTGGATCAGGAGCACCGCACGGAGATGGTGGCTCACGGCCTGTTCCGCATCTCAAGGAATCCGATCTTCCTCGGAATGACGGTGACGCTCCTGGGATTCTTTCTGGCCGCGCCGAACATGGTTTCCCTTGTTGTTCTCATTCTCGGTCATGTCCTCATCCAAATCCAAGTTCGCCTCGAAGAGGAACATCTTGAGAAGCTCCACGGCGAATCCTACCTCGCCTACCGCCGCCGAGTTCGCCGCTGGCTATAG